Proteins from one Halopseudomonas pelagia genomic window:
- a CDS encoding DUF3182 family protein, whose protein sequence is MNDRTGQKHAGVRLMPAADTSEHETAVHVHLAQRIATMLGVEYQGTSSNGKNAAYVIPADTLVGDQAHSFGLHAESDFFGGSVPFPFMATKTIVHPLISSPRVEPEGWSTELIKLADKSVLRGFSAFSREDALDAGADLLLAGPVRVKPTRAKAGRGQLVVRNESQLREAVLNMDAAELQTWGLALEENLEDVTTFSVGQVRLAGLTASYYGWQNLTEDNQGSQVYGGSDLHMVRGDYAQLFQLPNLSQEVMLAISQAQLFDHAVSQTYPGIIASRRNYDVAQGLHAIGHRVSGVLEQSWRIGGASSAEIFALERLIQQPALTHVSASSIERFGKDMLVPDDVFVLYKGEDPEFGFLTKGVRMNAHDS, encoded by the coding sequence ATGAACGATCGCACGGGACAAAAACATGCAGGTGTACGATTGATGCCTGCAGCTGACACTTCCGAGCATGAGACTGCCGTCCATGTTCACCTCGCCCAGCGAATTGCGACAATGCTCGGCGTTGAATATCAAGGCACCTCATCGAATGGCAAAAACGCAGCTTATGTCATTCCCGCCGACACCTTGGTGGGGGACCAGGCTCATAGCTTTGGATTGCACGCCGAAAGCGACTTTTTCGGAGGCAGCGTTCCGTTTCCCTTTATGGCCACCAAGACCATTGTTCACCCGTTGATTTCATCACCCCGGGTGGAGCCAGAGGGGTGGTCCACGGAATTGATCAAGCTGGCCGACAAGAGTGTTCTAAGAGGATTCAGCGCTTTCAGCCGCGAAGACGCATTAGACGCGGGTGCGGATTTGCTACTGGCTGGACCCGTCCGCGTGAAGCCTACCCGAGCCAAAGCCGGACGCGGACAATTGGTTGTGCGAAATGAAAGCCAGCTCAGGGAGGCCGTCCTGAACATGGACGCTGCGGAGCTGCAAACCTGGGGACTGGCGCTGGAGGAAAATCTGGAGGACGTCACTACCTTTAGCGTCGGGCAGGTCCGCTTGGCGGGGCTAACCGCAAGCTATTACGGTTGGCAGAACCTCACAGAGGATAATCAAGGTTCTCAGGTCTATGGCGGATCGGACTTGCACATGGTACGCGGCGACTATGCTCAGCTATTTCAGCTGCCAAACCTGTCCCAAGAGGTGATGTTGGCCATATCGCAGGCACAGCTATTCGATCATGCTGTCTCCCAAACCTATCCTGGCATCATCGCCTCGCGACGTAATTACGATGTCGCGCAGGGGCTCCACGCCATCGGCCATCGTGTCTCCGGGGTGTTGGAGCAGTCCTGGCGCATCGGTGGAGCAAGTAGTGCGGAGATATTTGCCCTTGAACGGCTCATCCAGCAACCTGCGTTGACACACGTGAGCGCTAGCTCAATAGAACGCTTTGGCAAGGATATGCTCGTTCCTGATGATGTCTTTGTACTTTACAAAGGCGAGGATCCAGAATTTGGTTTTCTGACCAAAGGAGTAAGGATGAACGCCCATGACAGCTGA
- a CDS encoding Ku protein, with translation MARAIWKGAISFGLVHIPVALVSATSSKGIDFDWLDKRSMDRVGYKRINKVTGKEITSKHIVKGVEYEKDRYVVISEEEIAGAHPKATQTIDIFAFVDSAEIPLINIRKPYFLSPERRGEKVYALLRETLVKTGKVALANVVVRTRQSLAALMPLDSALVVVMLRWPDEVRSLDRLNLNEEVSDPSLSKQELDMARKLVEDMTSEWKAEEYRDTFGEKIMQLVEEKAKAGKIESVEQADDDQEERRSADVVDLTELLKRSLAGKGKGGKAPAKSPAKKRPASKAKADDEDSQDSKPARRSSK, from the coding sequence ATGGCAAGAGCAATATGGAAGGGTGCAATCAGTTTCGGGCTGGTACACATTCCCGTGGCATTGGTCTCCGCTACTTCTTCCAAAGGCATCGATTTTGATTGGCTGGACAAGCGATCCATGGACCGGGTCGGTTACAAGCGCATCAACAAGGTGACCGGCAAGGAAATTACCTCCAAGCATATTGTCAAAGGCGTTGAGTACGAGAAGGATCGCTACGTGGTCATCAGTGAGGAGGAGATTGCTGGGGCTCACCCCAAGGCTACCCAGACTATCGATATATTTGCGTTCGTCGATAGTGCCGAGATTCCGTTAATCAATATTCGTAAACCCTATTTCCTTAGCCCGGAGCGGCGGGGCGAAAAAGTCTATGCGTTACTGCGCGAAACCCTGGTCAAGACCGGCAAGGTGGCGCTGGCAAACGTAGTGGTGCGCACTCGCCAGAGTTTGGCGGCCCTGATGCCGCTGGATTCGGCATTGGTGGTGGTGATGTTGCGCTGGCCTGACGAAGTGCGCAGCCTGGACCGCCTCAACCTGAACGAAGAAGTAAGCGACCCTTCACTGTCCAAGCAAGAGCTTGATATGGCTCGCAAACTGGTGGAAGACATGACCTCCGAATGGAAAGCAGAGGAGTATCGAGACACCTTCGGTGAAAAGATCATGCAGTTGGTTGAGGAGAAGGCCAAGGCTGGCAAGATTGAAAGTGTCGAACAGGCTGACGATGATCAAGAGGAGCGTCGCAGTGCGGATGTCGTGGACCTGACGGAATTGCTCAAGCGCAGTCTTGCAGGCAAAGGGAAAGGCGGAAAAGCGCCTGCCAAATCACCAGCGAAAAAACGACCTGCCAGCAAGGCCAAGGCCGACGATGAAGATAGCCAGGATAGTAAGCCGGCTCGGCGTTCCAGCAAGTAA
- the ligD gene encoding DNA ligase D, whose translation MARPESEYNRKRNFELTSEPAEEGKRERLKKSEGLSFVIQKHDARNLHYDFRLELNGTLKSWAVPKGPSLDPADKRLAVHVEDHPLSYGSFEGSIPKGQYGGGDVIVWDRGIWEPEGDPVKAYKAGKLGFRLYGEKLAGNWNLVRTRLRGSGSKEQWLLIKEQDEAAQSASSFDLIAERPESVITGERLQRDQQGGASTGKKDARSKTARSASKASKDQVSPAREKKTKGSRGAVGEVATMPEQLSPQLATLVSTPPAGDWLYEIKFDGYRILTRIREGEVRLFTRNGHDWTDRLPKQAKAIAEMDLADSWLDGEVVVLNDEGLPDFQALQNAFDKGSSQSMMYYLFDAPFLNGRDLREAPLEQRREALEALIEEGSSLLRFSEVLDADYQHIYQSACAMQLEGVIGKRAGSEYVSARSADWIKLKCRLRQEFVVVGYTPPKGSRSGFGALLLGVHDGPGSKNLLYAGRVGTGFNEALLRQLHKQLRRLERKTSPLASTRGLARQSDIHWVSPKLVCEVEFAQWTKEQIVRQAAFIALREDKPAEDIIKEQPKTPDEIKSSVGRPTEKEATKRPKGDTQGKLSGVAISHPERVIDKQSGASKYDLAAFYDNIQDWILPQLAGRAVSLVRAPEGVEGDQFFQKHAEHLAIPDIRHLDKSLDPGHAPLMQIDSAKALVGAVQMGCIELHTWGSLSDSIEKPDRIVLDLDPDPKLPWKAMVEATQLLLSVLDEIGLQAWLKTSGGKGMHVIIPVARHLDWDSLKAFSKAISEFMAQQLPERFVSKMGPKNRIGKIFIDYLRNSRGASTVAAYSARARPGLPVSVPISRDELAGLRSAQQWTVQNLHERLQQLSADPWADFHHRQRIGKAMWQQLGAKAP comes from the coding sequence ATGGCCAGACCGGAGAGTGAATATAACCGCAAGCGCAATTTCGAGCTCACCTCTGAGCCAGCAGAAGAGGGAAAGCGGGAACGCCTGAAGAAGTCTGAAGGCTTGAGTTTTGTAATACAGAAGCACGACGCGCGAAATCTGCATTATGATTTCCGGCTAGAGCTCAACGGCACCTTGAAGAGCTGGGCGGTGCCTAAAGGTCCGAGCCTGGATCCGGCCGACAAACGTCTGGCGGTGCACGTCGAAGATCACCCGCTCAGCTATGGCAGCTTTGAAGGCAGTATTCCCAAAGGCCAGTATGGCGGTGGCGATGTTATCGTCTGGGATCGCGGGATCTGGGAGCCCGAAGGTGACCCTGTTAAAGCCTACAAGGCAGGCAAGTTGGGATTTCGTCTGTATGGCGAGAAGCTTGCCGGGAATTGGAATCTGGTACGCACGCGACTCAGGGGCAGCGGCAGCAAGGAGCAATGGCTATTAATCAAGGAGCAGGATGAGGCAGCACAGTCTGCCAGTAGCTTTGATTTGATTGCCGAACGCCCCGAGAGCGTCATCACCGGGGAACGACTGCAGCGTGATCAGCAAGGCGGCGCTTCCACAGGCAAAAAAGACGCAAGATCCAAAACTGCACGCTCAGCATCCAAAGCCAGTAAAGATCAGGTTTCGCCCGCCAGAGAAAAAAAGACCAAGGGCTCTCGCGGCGCTGTCGGCGAAGTTGCCACCATGCCCGAGCAGCTCTCACCGCAGCTGGCAACGCTCGTGAGTACTCCGCCCGCTGGCGATTGGCTTTATGAGATCAAGTTTGATGGCTATCGGATTCTGACGCGGATTCGCGAAGGCGAGGTCCGGCTGTTTACCCGCAACGGCCATGACTGGACAGACCGTCTACCCAAACAAGCGAAGGCTATTGCCGAAATGGATTTGGCAGATTCCTGGCTTGATGGTGAGGTAGTGGTACTGAACGATGAAGGTCTGCCTGACTTTCAGGCGCTACAGAACGCCTTCGACAAGGGCAGTTCGCAGAGCATGATGTATTACCTATTCGACGCACCTTTTCTGAATGGTCGTGATCTGCGCGAGGCGCCGCTTGAGCAGCGTCGTGAAGCGCTGGAGGCACTGATTGAAGAGGGCAGTTCGTTGTTGCGTTTTTCGGAAGTACTGGATGCTGACTACCAGCACATCTACCAAAGTGCCTGTGCCATGCAGCTCGAGGGCGTCATAGGCAAGCGCGCGGGTAGCGAATATGTGTCCGCTCGCAGTGCCGACTGGATCAAACTCAAGTGTCGGCTGCGTCAGGAGTTCGTCGTGGTTGGCTATACACCCCCCAAGGGCAGTCGAAGCGGTTTTGGGGCGCTGTTGTTGGGGGTTCATGATGGCCCCGGCAGCAAGAATCTGCTCTACGCTGGCCGCGTGGGCACCGGGTTTAATGAGGCTTTGCTGAGGCAGCTGCACAAGCAACTACGCAGACTGGAACGCAAGACCAGCCCTCTCGCCAGCACCCGAGGCTTAGCCCGTCAGAGCGATATCCATTGGGTCTCGCCCAAGCTTGTTTGCGAGGTGGAGTTCGCGCAATGGACCAAGGAGCAGATCGTGCGCCAAGCTGCTTTCATCGCTCTGCGAGAGGACAAGCCCGCGGAGGATATTATCAAGGAGCAACCAAAGACGCCGGATGAGATCAAATCCTCTGTCGGGCGTCCGACAGAGAAAGAAGCAACCAAACGACCCAAGGGTGACACGCAGGGAAAGTTAAGCGGCGTCGCCATTAGTCACCCAGAGCGCGTCATTGACAAGCAGAGCGGGGCTAGCAAGTATGATCTGGCGGCGTTCTACGACAACATACAGGACTGGATACTGCCCCAGCTTGCCGGTCGAGCCGTTTCGCTCGTGCGCGCTCCGGAAGGGGTGGAGGGCGACCAGTTCTTTCAAAAACATGCCGAACACCTGGCCATTCCGGATATACGGCATCTGGATAAATCGCTTGATCCTGGCCATGCGCCGCTGATGCAGATCGATTCGGCGAAGGCCTTGGTGGGCGCTGTACAAATGGGTTGTATCGAATTGCATACCTGGGGTTCGTTGAGTGACAGTATCGAGAAGCCGGACCGTATCGTGCTGGACCTGGATCCGGATCCCAAATTGCCGTGGAAAGCAATGGTTGAAGCCACCCAGTTGCTACTCTCGGTGCTGGATGAAATCGGCTTGCAAGCCTGGCTCAAGACCAGCGGCGGTAAGGGCATGCATGTGATTATCCCAGTCGCGCGGCATTTGGATTGGGACAGCCTCAAGGCGTTTTCCAAAGCCATTTCCGAGTTCATGGCGCAGCAGTTGCCAGAGCGATTCGTCAGCAAGATGGGGCCGAAAAATCGTATCGGCAAGATCTTTATCGACTATTTGCGTAATAGCCGTGGCGCCAGCACCGTGGCGGCCTATTCCGCGAGGGCTCGCCCCGGCCTGCCGGTATCGGTGCCGATCAGCCGTGATGAGCTGGCCGGTTTGCGCAGCGCGCAACAATGGACGGTGCAAAATTTGCACGAGCGGTTGCAGCAGTTATCCGCGGACCCATGGGCCGATTTTCATCATCGCCAGCGTATAGGTAAAGCCATGTGGCAACAGCTGGGGGCCAAGGCGCCTTGA
- a CDS encoding mechanosensitive ion channel family protein, whose amino-acid sequence MNTEWTTMLVTPEIQLLLRATIAVLVLGLIAKLIGKLLTRVTSRLSYLHQLAENLSHPLVYLLPLLGLQAIWLGASAEIALIGGVQHLTSLATIAVITWIGIRAVQSVQQTIVAHNPVDISDNLRARRIQTQTRLLVRTLSFFVLLFGIASMLTTFPAVRQVGTGLLASAGLAGLAVGFAAKPVLGNIIAGLQIAITQPIRIDDVVIVENEWGRVEEITGTYVVIRIWDDRRLVVPLQYFIEQPFQNWTRHNASITGSVFFWADYTLPLQPLRDEMDRLLEQVPTLWDGRVKVLQVTDTTDKVVQLRVLASSGDSGSNWDLRCYLRENLICFISREYPECLPQLRATMESPAAEPAAEKPPERSPGA is encoded by the coding sequence ATGAATACCGAATGGACCACGATGCTAGTTACGCCGGAAATTCAACTTCTGCTGCGTGCGACCATTGCTGTACTGGTGCTGGGCCTGATTGCCAAACTCATTGGCAAACTGCTGACCCGGGTTACGTCGCGACTTTCGTACCTACATCAGCTCGCTGAAAATCTATCTCATCCGCTGGTTTATCTATTACCCCTGTTGGGCTTACAGGCCATTTGGCTGGGAGCATCTGCAGAGATTGCGTTGATTGGTGGCGTTCAACATCTCACTTCGCTGGCAACCATCGCAGTGATCACCTGGATCGGTATTCGCGCGGTGCAATCGGTGCAACAGACTATAGTGGCGCATAACCCGGTCGACATCAGCGACAATCTGCGGGCTCGGCGTATCCAAACACAAACCCGACTGTTGGTACGCACTTTAAGCTTCTTCGTACTGTTGTTCGGAATTGCCAGTATGCTGACCACTTTTCCCGCTGTGCGTCAGGTGGGCACCGGATTGCTGGCATCTGCCGGACTGGCAGGTCTGGCAGTCGGCTTTGCAGCCAAGCCCGTACTGGGCAATATCATTGCTGGTCTGCAAATCGCCATTACGCAGCCGATCAGAATTGACGACGTCGTCATTGTCGAGAATGAATGGGGCCGTGTAGAAGAGATAACCGGTACCTACGTTGTAATCCGCATCTGGGACGACCGTCGTCTGGTCGTACCACTACAGTATTTTATCGAACAACCATTTCAGAACTGGACGCGTCATAACGCTTCCATTACCGGCTCCGTCTTCTTCTGGGCGGATTACACCTTACCGCTACAACCATTGCGGGATGAAATGGATCGACTGCTGGAGCAGGTGCCTACTCTGTGGGACGGGCGGGTAAAAGTACTGCAGGTCACTGACACCACCGACAAGGTCGTCCAGTTGCGGGTGCTGGCCAGCTCGGGGGATTCCGGCTCCAATTGGGATCTTCGCTGCTACCTGCGAGAGAATCTGATCTGTTTTATCAGCCGCGAGTATCCTGAATGCTTGCCCCAGCTTAGAGCCACAATGGAAAGCCCGGCTGCCGAGCCTGCCGCTGAAAAGCCACCTGAACGCTCACCAGGCGCTTGA
- a CDS encoding DUF3509 domain-containing protein, translating into MHERDPNETSRLLAGYKVSTETTPNGDLMVVLECPDNKLYKRVVPKDLRDVSGFVHRFKLDMLIDQGHLPRKDILQAVDKQKLPDYLPGTLETTRYARLWEERKLKFKP; encoded by the coding sequence ATGCACGAACGCGATCCGAACGAAACCAGCCGACTGCTAGCTGGATACAAAGTCTCCACTGAAACCACCCCCAACGGTGATCTGATGGTGGTGCTGGAATGCCCTGACAACAAACTATATAAACGCGTGGTACCTAAGGATCTGAGAGACGTCAGTGGGTTCGTTCACCGCTTTAAACTCGATATGTTGATCGACCAGGGGCACCTGCCGCGCAAAGACATATTACAGGCGGTTGATAAACAGAAGTTGCCGGACTATTTGCCAGGCACCTTGGAAACCACCCGATATGCACGCTTGTGGGAGGAGCGAAAACTAAAATTCAAACCCTAA
- a CDS encoding methyltransferase, whose product MQAASNIHDIPGGAPSERRSQALVVLAEKLRSYGYQFTTVTPLTHAYNNERHSSKWAQDLRDVFGWSRPFLRELVAPEDFDLMLQAGILRPWAEGWRSSIRWSSLGDLLLSHSAYPTTNTEAVFFGPDTYRFVNAVQRWLDFNKPSVARAADIGCGSGAGAIALARAQPDCQVLAVDINPQALQMTCVNARVARVKNVTPKLSSLLDNVEAGLDLIIANPPYMMDAQERAYRHGGGELGAGLSIKIVEQALSKLAPGGTLLLYTGVAMVQGQDPFHAQLQRLLEGSESTWEYQELDPDVFSEELRRPEYASVERIAAVLLTLTLN is encoded by the coding sequence ATGCAGGCAGCATCGAACATACACGACATACCGGGCGGCGCCCCTTCAGAAAGACGCTCGCAGGCACTGGTTGTGCTGGCGGAGAAGCTGCGTTCATACGGGTACCAGTTCACCACAGTGACGCCTCTGACCCACGCTTACAACAACGAGCGACACAGCAGCAAATGGGCACAGGACCTTCGCGATGTATTCGGTTGGAGCCGGCCCTTCCTGCGTGAGCTGGTCGCTCCCGAAGATTTTGATCTGATGCTGCAGGCCGGCATATTACGGCCCTGGGCGGAAGGTTGGCGTAGCAGTATTCGGTGGTCGAGCCTGGGAGACCTGCTGCTCAGCCATTCGGCCTACCCGACCACCAATACTGAAGCAGTTTTCTTTGGGCCGGATACTTACCGATTCGTCAACGCAGTGCAGCGCTGGCTGGATTTCAACAAGCCCTCCGTGGCACGAGCAGCGGACATTGGCTGTGGCTCCGGGGCGGGTGCGATTGCACTGGCTCGCGCTCAACCGGACTGCCAGGTGCTGGCCGTGGATATCAACCCTCAGGCACTGCAGATGACCTGCGTCAATGCGCGGGTAGCGCGAGTGAAGAACGTCACCCCCAAGCTCAGCAGCTTGCTCGACAATGTCGAAGCTGGCCTGGACCTGATCATTGCCAACCCCCCTTACATGATGGATGCCCAGGAACGCGCTTATCGTCACGGCGGTGGTGAACTGGGTGCTGGTTTGTCGATCAAGATCGTTGAACAGGCGCTGAGCAAGCTGGCTCCTGGGGGGACGTTGCTGCTTTATACCGGGGTGGCCATGGTTCAAGGACAAGACCCCTTCCATGCGCAGCTGCAGCGCTTGCTGGAGGGCAGCGAAAGCACCTGGGAGTATCAGGAACTGGACCCCGATGTCTTCTCTGAAGAATTGCGCCGTCCTGAATACGCCTCGGTTGAGCGTATTGCAGCAGTGTTGCTGACACTGACGCTGAATTGA
- a CDS encoding iron-containing redox enzyme family protein has protein sequence MAGIFSTTKNLYDQLISEPQAEKTAAASRLFLQEHLSVAAEMDCELPEDVRALEAWIANKAASVGKQYAAYLEERNAGKPRRFFTSKAHALHFLQAVAPTKLVDGAWLYGTLEHWQDPRFHPLIRTYLEELGDGVAQMNHVLMYRQLLARHGCEAPLALPDEYYVQGTLQLSLAYHAQEFLPEVIGYNLGYEQLPLHLLISAFELHELNIDPYYFTLHITIDNAHSGHAHQAVQALLQQCAGGTDPDFYQRVRAGYQLNDVGVGSGTIIRSFDLHEELLRMLDQKRTFGQQMHSDFCKLEGKTVNEWLSEPGQMLAFLDALEARGWIQRGVDPGQSRFWHLIAGPDALMFGVFTEYEQRLIYEWIADGWLMQEEAKSSARQRQFKPARGSRRKAESDTAVCPADRTQLALEPLSEPLETLRQQLESMPRIERMATLINMMNPSLHGTPEGLLATRLFSSQMY, from the coding sequence ATGGCCGGGATATTCTCGACAACAAAAAACCTTTATGACCAGCTTATTTCTGAGCCTCAGGCCGAGAAGACGGCTGCTGCGTCGCGGCTGTTTTTACAGGAACATCTGAGCGTTGCTGCGGAAATGGACTGCGAGCTACCGGAAGATGTGCGTGCTCTGGAGGCGTGGATAGCTAACAAAGCAGCCAGCGTGGGTAAGCAATATGCCGCCTATCTTGAAGAAAGGAATGCCGGAAAACCTCGGCGTTTTTTTACCAGCAAGGCCCATGCATTGCATTTTCTGCAAGCTGTCGCCCCAACAAAACTGGTAGATGGTGCGTGGTTGTACGGCACGTTAGAACATTGGCAGGATCCACGGTTTCACCCACTGATCCGCACTTATCTGGAAGAGTTGGGCGACGGTGTGGCACAGATGAACCACGTGTTGATGTATCGTCAACTGCTGGCCAGACACGGCTGCGAAGCGCCGCTTGCGCTACCAGATGAATACTATGTTCAAGGTACCCTGCAGCTGTCGCTCGCCTATCATGCCCAGGAATTTCTGCCTGAGGTGATCGGCTACAACCTGGGTTACGAGCAGTTGCCACTGCACCTGCTGATCAGCGCTTTCGAATTGCATGAACTGAATATCGATCCGTACTATTTCACCTTGCATATCACCATTGATAACGCCCATAGCGGACATGCTCATCAAGCGGTTCAAGCGCTATTGCAGCAATGCGCGGGCGGCACCGACCCCGATTTTTATCAACGAGTCCGCGCAGGCTATCAGTTGAATGATGTTGGCGTTGGCAGCGGAACCATTATTCGCAGTTTCGATCTTCATGAAGAGTTGCTGCGGATGCTCGATCAAAAGCGCACATTCGGTCAGCAAATGCATTCCGACTTTTGCAAACTCGAAGGCAAAACGGTAAATGAATGGCTGTCCGAGCCCGGACAGATGCTCGCTTTCCTTGACGCATTAGAGGCACGGGGCTGGATACAGCGCGGAGTCGATCCAGGCCAAAGCCGTTTCTGGCATCTGATTGCCGGCCCGGACGCGTTGATGTTCGGTGTGTTTACCGAGTATGAGCAGCGCCTGATTTATGAGTGGATAGCAGATGGCTGGCTGATGCAGGAAGAAGCAAAAAGCAGCGCTCGTCAGCGCCAATTCAAGCCTGCACGCGGCAGTCGACGCAAGGCTGAAAGCGACACAGCTGTCTGCCCAGCGGACCGCACGCAACTCGCCCTGGAGCCGTTGTCGGAGCCACTGGAAACACTGCGCCAACAGCTCGAAAGCATGCCTCGGATCGAACGCATGGCGACGCTGATCAACATGATGAACCCTTCTCTGCACGGCACACCCGAAGGTTTGCTGGCAACAAGGCTGTTTTCATCACAAATGTATTGA
- a CDS encoding KGG domain-containing protein, whose translation MTEHRGGKGSFAEDSQHASEAGQKGGSH comes from the coding sequence ATGACCGAACATCGTGGCGGTAAAGGCAGCTTCGCAGAAGATTCACAGCATGCTTCCGAAGCTGGCCAAAAAGGCGGGAGTCATTGA
- a CDS encoding demethoxyubiquinone hydroxylase family protein has product MEKAAELGHNVTGAQMSPEDTKSLLQAVEKYPPDIKGDASRLALARTEMRKESGPVGSVPIPGSVKGVLKSGFDKMLGKQPELLVDKLGERLAYERTGVRLYEAALAKFEGTATDDKELIPTLRRIRDDEAAHMKIVKEAIETLGADPTAMTPCADVAGVMAQGIMQVLTDPRTNVSQALNALLTLELTDNAAWELLVDLTSKAGHPKIAASFEKALAEEERHVSTIKALLQQQLAAQA; this is encoded by the coding sequence ATGGAAAAGGCAGCTGAACTTGGACACAATGTCACGGGCGCGCAGATGTCGCCCGAAGACACAAAATCATTACTCCAGGCGGTGGAGAAGTATCCCCCTGATATCAAGGGCGATGCCTCCCGGCTCGCCCTGGCCCGTACGGAAATGCGCAAGGAATCAGGCCCGGTGGGGTCTGTTCCCATCCCCGGATCTGTCAAAGGCGTGCTCAAAAGCGGTTTCGACAAGATGCTCGGCAAACAACCCGAGCTTTTGGTCGACAAACTCGGTGAGCGCCTTGCTTACGAACGCACTGGGGTGCGGTTGTATGAAGCTGCACTGGCAAAGTTTGAAGGCACCGCTACTGACGACAAGGAACTGATTCCGACATTACGCCGAATACGCGATGACGAAGCCGCGCATATGAAAATCGTAAAGGAGGCAATCGAAACGCTGGGTGCAGATCCCACCGCGATGACGCCCTGTGCCGACGTGGCGGGGGTGATGGCTCAAGGCATCATGCAGGTGTTGACCGACCCCAGAACCAACGTTTCTCAAGCACTTAACGCGTTGCTTACGCTGGAGCTGACGGATAATGCTGCGTGGGAATTGCTGGTGGATCTTACCAGCAAGGCGGGCCATCCGAAGATAGCCGCCAGTTTTGAAAAAGCATTGGCTGAAGAAGAGCGTCATGTGAGTACCATCAAAGCGCTGTTACAGCAGCAACTTGCAGCTCAGGCCTGA
- a CDS encoding SDR family oxidoreductase has protein sequence MTEDRTPPAQHQDQQPGSEQQMHPQPMYITDDYRGSDKLKGKVAIITGADSGIGRAVAVHFAREGANVLVSYLNEEEDARVTCDAIKAEGAEAISHAGDVAESSTCQALIDKAIQAWGRIDILVNNAGEQHPQENLEDITEEQWEKTFRTNIFAMFQLTKATLPHLKKGASIINTTSITAYKGNPVLLDYSSTKGAITSFTRSLSVNLAKRGIRVNGVAPGPIWTPLIPSTFSADTVSEFGGNTPMERPGQPAELAPSYVYLACEDASYVSGQVLHVNGGTVLNG, from the coding sequence ATGACTGAAGATAGAACTCCACCAGCACAGCATCAGGATCAGCAGCCAGGATCCGAGCAGCAGATGCACCCGCAACCGATGTACATCACCGATGATTACCGTGGCTCAGACAAACTCAAAGGCAAGGTGGCCATCATTACCGGCGCAGATAGTGGCATTGGCCGCGCGGTCGCCGTGCATTTCGCCCGCGAAGGCGCAAATGTGCTGGTCAGCTATCTGAATGAGGAAGAAGATGCGCGTGTTACCTGCGATGCGATCAAAGCCGAGGGTGCCGAGGCTATCAGCCATGCCGGTGACGTAGCCGAATCGAGTACCTGTCAGGCACTGATCGACAAGGCCATCCAGGCCTGGGGTCGCATCGATATTCTGGTGAATAACGCTGGTGAGCAGCATCCTCAGGAAAATCTTGAGGACATCACCGAGGAGCAGTGGGAAAAAACCTTCCGCACCAATATCTTTGCCATGTTCCAGCTGACCAAAGCCACTCTGCCGCATCTGAAGAAGGGTGCGAGCATCATCAATACCACCTCGATCACCGCCTACAAGGGCAATCCGGTGCTACTGGATTACTCCTCCACCAAGGGCGCGATCACCAGTTTCACTCGCTCTTTGTCGGTCAACCTGGCCAAGCGTGGCATCAGAGTGAATGGCGTGGCGCCGGGTCCGATCTGGACACCCTTGATTCCTTCTACCTTCAGCGCAGATACGGTCTCCGAGTTTGGTGGAAACACGCCGATGGAACGCCCTGGCCAGCCGGCCGAGCTGGCCCCGAGCTACGTCTACCTCGCTTGCGAGGATGCTTCCTATGTCAGCGGCCAGGTGCTGCATGTCAACGGCGGCACCGTGCTCAATGGCTGA